One stretch of Daphnia pulicaria isolate SC F1-1A chromosome 6, SC_F0-13Bv2, whole genome shotgun sequence DNA includes these proteins:
- the LOC124342094 gene encoding uncharacterized protein LOC124342094, whose translation ISGCCHKKTRWYDSIFFFLFLPFGLSSAVHCITKLFKPINAFIHEKGIRHSIFLDDGRIMAENKHEAEKYRVFVYSVLNKAGWILETRKSDEEGDASQIKKHIGFIIDTSSMTVRLGEPKKQRTLHKVWETISYGSKLIPARELAGTLGKIVSTEPALGPVVIMAARASYIDLDEAIRERGWNTQLKISRESLDGLKFFAENCEDFDNAPIRSSATEISVLSIMGPPSAFMKSSFVANHVWTDEENIWASDASGYATCAYSIKGDHLYYHEMLSESERKLSSGHRELLAVTRTLEHYERIDTANKKATNVYWLTDSENLVTFLTKGSGKSHIQKEVFRAMTLCKKLNFRIIPIHLLREDPRIKFADDGSKTVDTDDWQVDDKTFQKSNQEYNFTFDLFASNQNKKCKRFYSNFYCPGTSSIDAFSHSWDGEIAWICSPIKEVTRIIRRLRNLRTTGVLFVPEWKTSDYWVELFDSEGEMSLPFTRIDICRPFIIQNTYDRRSPFAGRTTFNFLKISFNAC comes from the coding sequence ATATCTGGGTGCTGCCATAAAAAGACCAGATGGTACgactcaatatttttttttctattcctccCTTTCGGATTATCTTCCGCCGTTCACTGCATAACGAAGCTGTTCAAGCCAATTAATGCCTTTATTCACGAGAAAGGTATAAGGCATTCCATCTTTTTAGATGACGGTAGGATTATGGCTGAAAATAAACACGAAGCAGAGAAATATCGTGTTTTCGTATACAGTGTCCTAAACAAGGCGGGATGGATCCTAGAAACTAGAAAATCCGATGAGGAAGGAGACGCAAGCCAAATTAAGAAACACATAGGGTTCATTATTGATACCAGCAGCATGACTGTTCGTCTCGGAGAACCCAAGAAGCAGCGCACTCTACATAAAGTCTGGGAGACGATTTCTTATGGATCAAAATTGATACCAGCCAGAGAATTAGCTGGGACGCTTGGGAAAATTGTGTCTACAGAGCCTGCACTCGGTCCAGTAGTAATCATGGCAGCGAGGGCATCATACATAGACCTGGACGAGGCTATACGGGAGAGAGGGTGGAATACCCAGTTGAAGATAAGTAGGGAGTCGCTAGATGGACTGAAATTCTTCGCTGAGAATTGCGAAGATTTTGACAATGCACCAATCAGATCTTCGGCAACCGAAATATCGGTATTATCAATCATGGGACCACCAAGCGCATTCATGAAATCAAGTTTTGTAGCCAATCACGTGTGGACGGACGAAGAAAACATCTGGGCCAGTGATGCGTCTGGATACGCCACCTGCGCTTATTCAATCAAAGGAGACCATCTATATTACCACGAGATGCTGAGCGAAAGTGAGAGAAAACTATCATCGGGGCACAGAGAACTACTTGCGGTTACAAGAACGCTGGAACACTATGAACGCATAGACacagcgaataaaaaagccacgAATGTGTACTGGCTCACCGACAGTGAGAACTTGGTTACTTTCCTAACAAAAGGATCGGGAAAAAGCCATATCCAAAAAGAAGTGTTTCGAGCCATGACTCTCTGCAAAAAACTCAACTTTAGAATAATTCCGATCCATTTGTTGCGGGAGGACCCACGCATCAAGTTTGCAGATGACGGCTCAAAAACGGTCGACACGGACGACTGGCAGGTCGACGACAAGACATTCCAAAAAAGTAATCAGGAATATAATTTCACGTTTGACTTGTTTGCTtccaatcaaaacaaaaaatgcaagAGATTCTATAGCAATTTTTACTGTCCCGGCACATCCAGTATAGACGCATTCTCACATTCGTGGGACGGGGAGATCGCCTGGATCTGCTCACCCATAAAAGAAGTGACTAGGATCATCAGGAGATTGAGAAATTTAAGGACAACTGGAGTGCTTTTCGTTCCGGAATGGAAGACATCGGACTACTGGGTGGAACTTTTTGACAGCGAAGGCGAGATGTCATTGCCGTTTACACGCATAGACATTTGCAGGCCGTTTATCATCCAAAACACTTATGATCGCCGATCACCCTTTGCAGGGCGAACGACTTTCAATTTCCTAAAGATCAGTTTCAACGCATgttaa